One Syntrophales bacterium DNA segment encodes these proteins:
- the rpsR gene encoding 30S ribosomal protein S18, giving the protein MAFTPATRTPGKGPRTQKKFFHKRKFCRFCTDHNLNIEYKDPQTLREFITERGKIMPRRITGNCAKHQREITVAIKRARTIALLPFAVSEG; this is encoded by the coding sequence ATGGCTTTTACACCTGCAACAAGAACGCCGGGAAAGGGACCGCGCACTCAGAAGAAGTTCTTCCACAAAAGAAAATTTTGCCGCTTCTGTACGGACCATAACCTGAATATTGAATACAAGGATCCCCAGACACTCCGAGAGTTTATAACCGAACGGGGCAAAATAATGCCGCGCCGGATCACCGGAAACTGTGCAAAACATCAGAGGGAGATTACCGTGGCGATAAAAAGGGCAAGAACGATCGCACTGCTTCCTTTTGCCGTTTCCGAGGGATAA
- a CDS encoding YybS family protein, giving the protein MARTLDNELLQGWMILTVTFLFVALVPFIGPLVVVLTPLPVLYYASHLGRLRGFSVLAASFLTSYGILSLLKQPVHLPTLLMIAITGLLLSEVLKRNYSFEKTILTASLFLFFCGAAFIILRSWQADIAPWKLIERYAAALIKENIELYSQLNISQEQIKVIRENTGQITRFFAGVFPALGISGSVLMVWANLLAGQMLLRVRKFSFPEFGDLTLWKAPEWLVWTFIAAGGMLFFPGESIVILGMNLLIILCMIYMFQGLAITAFFFRKKQIPRLFRFFFYGLILIQQYMLLIVVALGLFDLWVDFRKRIKDVNHTDGNQ; this is encoded by the coding sequence TTGGCAAGAACCCTTGACAATGAATTGCTGCAGGGATGGATGATCCTTACCGTCACCTTCCTCTTCGTGGCCTTGGTTCCTTTTATAGGCCCGCTCGTTGTCGTCCTGACCCCGTTGCCCGTTCTCTATTACGCCTCCCATCTGGGCCGGCTGCGCGGGTTTTCGGTTCTGGCGGCTTCGTTTTTGACGTCGTACGGCATTCTATCCCTCCTGAAGCAGCCTGTCCATCTGCCGACGCTGTTGATGATCGCCATCACGGGGCTCCTGCTGTCAGAGGTTCTAAAGCGCAATTATTCGTTCGAAAAGACAATTTTGACGGCTTCCCTGTTTTTGTTTTTTTGCGGTGCAGCTTTTATCATCTTGCGCTCCTGGCAGGCCGACATCGCCCCCTGGAAGCTGATCGAACGTTATGCGGCTGCTTTAATAAAAGAAAACATTGAGCTTTACAGCCAGTTGAATATTTCTCAGGAGCAAATTAAGGTGATCCGCGAAAACACCGGGCAGATCACACGCTTTTTTGCCGGTGTTTTCCCAGCCTTGGGAATTTCAGGAAGCGTGCTTATGGTATGGGCAAATCTGCTGGCGGGACAAATGTTATTGCGGGTCAGGAAGTTTTCCTTTCCCGAATTCGGAGATCTGACTTTATGGAAAGCGCCGGAATGGCTGGTTTGGACTTTTATCGCCGCCGGAGGAATGCTGTTTTTCCCTGGGGAAAGCATTGTCATACTCGGGATGAATCTGCTGATTATTCTCTGCATGATCTATATGTTTCAGGGTTTGGCCATCACAGCGTTCTTCTTCCGGAAGAAACAAATCCCGCGGCTGTTCCGATTTTTCTTCTACGGACTGATCCTGATCCAGCAGTATATGCTGTTAATAGTTGTTGCCCTGGGCCTTTTCGATTTGTGGGTTGATTTCCGCAAGCGGATAAAAGATGTAAACCATACGGATGGAAACCAATAA
- the rplI gene encoding 50S ribosomal protein L9, whose protein sequence is MKIILNQGIDTLGKAGDLVKVADGYARNYLIPKGLASEADGRNIKAFEHEKKRIMVQAEKDRKKAEEIAARLGAITCTIARRVGEQEKLFGSVGAKDIQEALGLLGIEVDKRNIILDEPLKALGEFPVRIKVGGGTTAEIKVAVVAEG, encoded by the coding sequence ATGAAGATCATTTTAAATCAGGGGATAGACACTCTCGGAAAAGCCGGCGATCTGGTGAAGGTTGCCGATGGATATGCCCGCAATTACCTGATCCCCAAGGGACTGGCCTCCGAGGCCGACGGTAGGAACATCAAGGCCTTTGAACACGAAAAGAAACGGATAATGGTTCAGGCTGAAAAAGACCGGAAAAAGGCCGAAGAGATCGCGGCCAGACTGGGTGCAATAACCTGCACAATCGCCAGGCGCGTGGGCGAGCAGGAAAAACTATTCGGGTCTGTCGGCGCCAAGGACATCCAGGAGGCGCTTGGCCTTTTGGGAATCGAAGTTGATAAAAGGAATATAATTTTGGATGAGCCGCTCAAGGCGCTGGGTGAATTCCCGGTCCGCATCAAAGTCGGCGGCGGGACCACAGCCGAAATAAAAGTAGCGGTAGTTGCGGAAGGATAA
- the dnaB gene encoding replicative DNA helicase: MKDIDVSLHKIPPQNLEAEQSILGGILLDNQALNAVLEVLTQSDFYSDAHRKIFTSILELNNRNEPADLITLSNIMKDQKKLDQVGGVSYLASLVDNVGSAANIAYYAKIVKEKSILRNMIGAATEILNNSYDVGGDVDQILDQAEHAIFEISENKIRPSFSPIREIMKDSFQTIEKLYTNKELITGVATGFDKLDDITSGLQKSDLIIIAGRPSMGKTAFALNIAQYAAQETGVPVAIFSLEMAKEQLVMRMLAAEARVDSQRLRKGFLGETDWPKLTDAAGRLSDAPIYIDDTPAITVIEMKAKSRRLKAEAGLGLIVLDYLQLMRGSAYRDSREQEISEISRSLKALAKELSVPVIALSQLNRKVEDRTNRRPMMADLRESGAIEQDADVIAFIYRDDVYNKSEDNPEKGIAEIIIGKQRNGPTGIVKLAFQEKYTRFENLAIVAKE; encoded by the coding sequence ATGAAAGACATAGACGTTTCCCTGCACAAGATTCCCCCGCAAAACCTTGAAGCGGAGCAATCCATTCTGGGGGGAATCCTGCTCGACAATCAGGCGCTGAATGCGGTTCTGGAGGTGCTTACCCAGTCTGACTTCTACAGCGACGCCCACCGCAAGATTTTCACCTCGATCCTCGAGCTGAACAACCGCAACGAACCAGCCGATCTGATTACGCTCAGCAACATCATGAAGGATCAGAAAAAGCTTGACCAGGTAGGGGGGGTATCCTACCTGGCTTCGCTGGTAGATAACGTCGGTTCGGCGGCGAACATCGCCTACTATGCCAAGATTGTTAAGGAAAAGAGCATACTGCGCAACATGATCGGCGCGGCGACCGAGATACTCAACAACAGCTACGACGTGGGCGGGGATGTCGATCAGATTCTGGATCAGGCGGAACACGCCATCTTCGAGATCTCCGAAAACAAGATACGCCCCTCTTTTTCTCCGATCCGGGAGATAATGAAAGACAGTTTTCAAACCATTGAAAAGCTCTATACTAATAAAGAGCTGATCACCGGGGTAGCCACCGGGTTTGACAAGCTGGACGACATCACTTCCGGCCTGCAGAAATCCGATCTGATCATTATCGCCGGCCGGCCCAGCATGGGGAAAACGGCGTTTGCCCTGAACATCGCCCAATACGCAGCGCAGGAAACCGGCGTTCCGGTGGCAATCTTCTCGCTGGAAATGGCGAAGGAGCAGCTTGTCATGAGAATGCTCGCCGCCGAGGCCCGCGTTGATTCACAGCGTCTGCGCAAGGGCTTTCTCGGAGAAACGGACTGGCCGAAACTGACAGATGCAGCCGGACGTCTGTCCGATGCCCCCATTTACATAGATGACACGCCGGCGATTACCGTCATCGAAATGAAGGCAAAATCGAGACGGCTCAAGGCGGAAGCGGGGCTGGGACTTATTGTTCTTGATTATCTGCAGCTGATGCGGGGAAGCGCGTACCGTGATTCCCGCGAGCAGGAAATTTCGGAAATCAGCCGCTCCCTGAAGGCCCTCGCCAAGGAACTCTCGGTGCCGGTCATTGCCCTTTCCCAGTTAAACCGAAAAGTGGAGGACCGCACCAACCGTCGGCCGATGATGGCGGATTTGCGGGAATCCGGTGCGATTGAACAGGACGCGGATGTTATTGCCTTTATCTATCGCGACGATGTTTACAACAAATCGGAAGACAACCCGGAAAAGGGGATCGCCGAAATAATCATCGGCAAACAGAGAAACGGGCCTACCGGCATCGTGAAACTGGCCTTCCAGGAGAAATACACCCGTTTTGAAAACCTGGCGATTGTCGCAAAAGAATAA
- the rpoH gene encoding RNA polymerase sigma factor RpoH: MYIPAVTGTLDVYVAEINRFPILTAEEEFELAVRFKKYNDMQAAEKLVVSNLRFVVKIAHEYRNYGMKLPDLVQEGNIGLMHAVKKFDPYKGYRLISYAVWWIRAYIQNYLIKSWSLVKIGTTQTQRKLFFKLGQARKTLETLSEKHAEFSEIAESLGVKAEEIAEMETRMGSRDLSLNTAVNDESESTHLDYLTDDGEDQETSLIRKEETSIVQRNIAGALSKLNDKESFIIRNRVMADNPLTLQEVGDHFRVTRERARQIEKQALKKMALAIPYLREETKLLEA, encoded by the coding sequence TTGTATATTCCGGCTGTTACGGGGACCCTTGATGTTTATGTTGCGGAAATAAATCGGTTTCCCATCTTGACGGCGGAAGAGGAGTTTGAACTCGCCGTCCGGTTCAAAAAATACAATGATATGCAGGCAGCGGAGAAGCTCGTTGTCTCGAATCTGCGTTTTGTGGTCAAGATTGCCCATGAATACCGGAATTACGGAATGAAACTTCCCGATCTTGTTCAGGAAGGCAACATTGGCCTGATGCATGCCGTAAAGAAGTTCGACCCCTACAAGGGTTACCGTTTGATTTCCTATGCCGTTTGGTGGATACGCGCTTATATACAGAATTATCTCATAAAATCATGGAGCTTAGTTAAAATTGGCACGACCCAGACCCAGCGGAAGCTCTTCTTCAAGCTGGGCCAGGCAAGAAAGACGCTGGAAACCCTCTCCGAGAAGCACGCGGAGTTTTCAGAGATAGCCGAATCGCTGGGAGTCAAGGCAGAGGAGATTGCGGAGATGGAAACAAGGATGGGAAGCCGCGATCTTTCGCTTAACACTGCCGTCAATGACGAGAGTGAGTCCACCCATCTGGATTACCTGACCGATGATGGCGAGGATCAGGAAACGTCCCTGATCCGGAAAGAGGAGACGTCCATAGTCCAGCGCAACATAGCCGGGGCGCTTTCCAAACTGAATGATAAGGAGAGCTTCATCATCCGCAACCGGGTCATGGCTGATAATCCGCTGACCCTGCAGGAAGTAGGCGATCACTTTCGGGTGACCAGGGAGCGGGCGCGGCAGATAGAAAAGCAGGCGTTGAAAAAGATGGCTCTCGCTATCCCGTATCTGCGGGAGGAGACCAAACTGCTGGAGGCCTGA
- a CDS encoding tetrathionate reductase family octaheme c-type cytochrome, whose protein sequence is MKFRIVVSAAILGLAVTSAALAGPNHADFIAGPFKSGPEVTAKCLECHKKQAQDVMKTPHWTWSDEQVVNGRKMAIGKKNVINNFCIAVPSNEPRCTVCHAGYGYKNNQYDFTKAENVDCLACHDTTGTYNKVFPEVAPDPKVDLTKVAQTVGRTSRKSCGSCHFYGGGGDHIKHGDLDSSMTDPTAEIDVHMGGKAKMSCTDCHKTKNHVIRGESLMVSQGDKLRVQCVDCHDKPEIHKNAVLNRHAKKVACQTCHIPTIAKTLPTKVWWDWSKAGQDRKPEKDAFGMETYAKIKGEFKWNKDFAPEYFWYDGKVERSLPGDKIDPNKVVEFNRPLGDRKDPNARITPFKVMRGKQPYDAGNNTMAYVHLFGGYWKNFDWGKAVEDGMKAAGMPYSGKYGFVETRMVWRVNHMVVPKAKALKCMDCHGSKGRLDWKALGYEGDPMKKK, encoded by the coding sequence ATGAAATTTAGGATCGTCGTAAGTGCCGCCATATTGGGATTGGCGGTGACGTCAGCCGCCCTGGCGGGTCCGAACCATGCTGACTTCATTGCCGGCCCGTTCAAGAGCGGCCCCGAGGTTACCGCGAAGTGTCTCGAGTGTCACAAGAAACAAGCCCAGGATGTCATGAAGACACCGCACTGGACCTGGTCTGACGAGCAGGTGGTTAACGGCCGGAAAATGGCCATAGGCAAGAAGAATGTCATTAACAATTTCTGCATTGCCGTCCCTTCCAACGAGCCCCGCTGCACGGTCTGTCATGCCGGATACGGTTACAAAAATAACCAGTATGACTTCACCAAGGCGGAGAACGTGGACTGCCTGGCCTGCCACGATACGACGGGTACCTATAATAAGGTTTTCCCGGAGGTGGCGCCGGATCCCAAGGTCGATCTGACTAAGGTGGCCCAGACGGTCGGCAGGACTTCCCGCAAATCCTGCGGCTCCTGCCACTTCTACGGCGGCGGCGGAGACCATATCAAACATGGGGATCTCGACTCCTCGATGACCGACCCGACCGCGGAGATTGACGTCCACATGGGCGGCAAGGCCAAGATGAGCTGCACAGACTGCCACAAGACCAAGAATCACGTGATTCGGGGCGAATCCCTGATGGTCTCGCAGGGGGACAAGCTCCGCGTGCAGTGTGTAGATTGCCACGACAAGCCCGAGATCCACAAGAACGCGGTGCTGAACCGCCATGCCAAAAAGGTTGCCTGCCAGACTTGTCACATTCCGACCATCGCCAAGACGCTGCCGACCAAGGTCTGGTGGGACTGGTCCAAGGCGGGTCAGGATCGGAAGCCGGAGAAGGATGCTTTCGGCATGGAGACCTATGCGAAGATCAAGGGGGAGTTCAAGTGGAACAAAGATTTTGCCCCCGAATACTTCTGGTACGACGGCAAGGTGGAGCGGAGTCTTCCCGGCGACAAGATCGATCCGAACAAGGTGGTTGAGTTCAACCGACCGCTGGGCGACCGCAAAGATCCGAACGCTCGGATCACCCCTTTCAAGGTGATGAGAGGAAAGCAGCCCTATGACGCTGGAAACAACACCATGGCCTATGTCCACCTCTTTGGAGGTTACTGGAAAAACTTCGATTGGGGGAAGGCCGTCGAAGATGGGATGAAAGCCGCCGGGATGCCGTACAGCGGCAAATACGGCTTTGTGGAGACCCGTATGGTCTGGCGGGTGAACCACATGGTCGTTCCGAAGGCGAAGGCTCTCAAATGTATGGATTGCCACGGTTCCAAGGGACGTCTGGACTGGAAGGCCCTGGGCTACGAAGGCGACCCGATGAAGAAAAAATAA
- a CDS encoding sigma 54-interacting transcriptional regulator, with product MTNSHFEQYWETIVDTMMDGIIVVDGDCTILTSNRALEEMTGYDKNALVGQPCTILGCNVCVSGHSHENGWTKSDCDLFSSRMVIKRRCLLRRKDGGTLHVLKNAAILKDGSGKTVGGVETITDITDLVEKEEVIRELKHLLSPQESFEGIVGKSSKMADVFELIRNASASDAPIIIYGESGTGKELAANAIHHLGRRNKRAMVKVSCAALSESLLESELFGHVKGAFTGAARDRKGRFEAAHKGDLFLDEIGDIPLAMQIKLLRALQEKEIERVGEQTPIPVDVRIIAATHRDLKALCREGRFREDLFYRLNVIPICLPPLRERPEDIPLLVDYFIRTIRVRTEKNIQGVTKQAMELLTAAQWPGNIRELLNVLEYAFVVCHEELISDCHLPSLKEEQPRLPYRRQESAPDRTRREELIRILHDTGGNRQEAARLLGISRVTLWKLLRRHDIRIESRIRSDAADPQSHLESSG from the coding sequence ATGACCAACAGCCATTTTGAACAATACTGGGAAACCATTGTGGATACAATGATGGACGGCATCATCGTTGTCGATGGCGATTGCACGATCCTGACGTCCAATCGGGCGCTGGAGGAGATGACCGGCTATGACAAAAATGCGCTGGTGGGGCAGCCCTGTACAATCCTCGGTTGCAACGTTTGCGTTTCCGGGCATTCGCATGAAAACGGCTGGACTAAAAGTGATTGCGACCTGTTTTCCTCGAGGATGGTGATCAAACGTCGCTGCCTGCTCCGCAGAAAGGACGGCGGCACGCTCCACGTTTTGAAAAATGCCGCAATCCTGAAAGACGGCAGCGGCAAGACGGTGGGCGGAGTCGAAACCATTACGGACATTACCGATCTCGTTGAAAAGGAAGAGGTGATCCGGGAGTTGAAACACCTGCTTTCGCCTCAGGAGAGCTTCGAGGGGATTGTCGGAAAAAGCAGCAAGATGGCGGATGTGTTCGAACTCATCCGCAACGCCTCGGCATCCGACGCCCCGATCATCATCTACGGAGAAAGCGGGACGGGGAAGGAGCTGGCGGCAAATGCCATCCATCACCTGGGCCGGAGGAACAAGCGGGCCATGGTCAAGGTAAGCTGTGCAGCCCTGAGTGAGTCGTTGCTGGAGAGCGAGCTGTTCGGGCATGTGAAGGGCGCCTTCACCGGCGCCGCCAGGGACCGCAAAGGGCGCTTCGAAGCGGCCCACAAGGGGGACCTTTTCCTGGACGAAATCGGCGACATTCCGCTGGCAATGCAGATCAAACTTCTTCGGGCGCTTCAGGAAAAGGAGATCGAGCGGGTCGGCGAGCAGACGCCAATCCCCGTCGACGTGCGAATCATCGCCGCAACCCACCGGGACCTTAAAGCGCTGTGCCGGGAAGGACGATTCCGGGAAGATCTTTTCTACCGGTTGAACGTGATCCCTATCTGCCTGCCCCCGCTCCGGGAAAGACCGGAAGATATCCCCTTGCTGGTGGACTATTTTATCCGGACCATCAGGGTTAGAACAGAGAAGAATATTCAGGGGGTGACGAAGCAGGCCATGGAGCTTCTGACGGCCGCGCAGTGGCCCGGCAATATCCGGGAGCTGCTCAACGTTCTGGAATACGCCTTCGTCGTCTGTCATGAAGAGCTGATTTCCGACTGCCACCTGCCGTCCCTGAAAGAGGAGCAGCCTCGCCTGCCTTACCGCCGGCAGGAGAGCGCGCCCGACCGGACAAGGCGAGAGGAACTGATCAGAATTCTTCATGATACGGGCGGCAACCGGCAGGAGGCGGCCCGTCTGTTGGGGATAAGCCGGGTCACGCTCTGGAAACTGCTTAGGCGGCACGACATCCGGATAGAATCTCGCATTCGGTCTGATGCGGCCGACCCGCAAAGTCATTTGGAGTCGTCCGGATGA
- a CDS encoding ATP-binding protein, whose amino-acid sequence MQRPSADTLLLMGGILMTAFLLWFAVNSQLNARPVARALLQGVALSLGQTIEYLAARDPSFKTLANFHYRDIAYFSLIDRSGRVRFHQNPELTGEMVKDDRYLPAFSASAPVENRIRLGTGEEVYECNLPLHLSGESMVLRLVLHTWQADQIINRARAGAIILLTLTLGFWILGFLLTRLLKRDARHREQMARQEQMARLGTLGAVLAHEVRTPLAGIKGYAQLLGERITEERSRGFAALIAQEAIRLEGLVNDLLDYARQDDPDNGCTLLNEELLNTAWNIMSDRANVQTVNLKLSIQSGVWVACRPERLRQLLINLFSNALQAIPSGGTIQATVTEGRQIVTLKVRDSGAGFTEEAIKKAFDPFYTTRPHGSGLGLAVCHKIAEGCGGKISAANTDGGGAEITVLLPFCRERKSL is encoded by the coding sequence ATGCAACGGCCCAGCGCGGATACCTTGCTGCTGATGGGTGGCATCCTTATGACCGCCTTCCTGCTGTGGTTTGCCGTAAACAGCCAACTGAACGCCCGACCTGTGGCTCGGGCTTTGCTGCAGGGCGTGGCCCTTTCGCTGGGGCAGACGATTGAATATCTGGCTGCCCGCGATCCATCTTTCAAAACTCTGGCCAACTTTCACTACCGGGATATCGCCTATTTTTCCCTGATCGACCGTTCCGGTCGGGTCCGCTTTCACCAGAATCCCGAGCTGACAGGAGAAATGGTGAAGGACGACCGTTACCTTCCCGCCTTCTCTGCCTCCGCGCCTGTCGAAAACCGCATCCGTCTGGGCACCGGGGAGGAGGTTTACGAATGCAATTTGCCGCTGCACCTGTCAGGGGAGAGCATGGTTTTAAGGCTGGTGCTTCATACCTGGCAGGCCGATCAGATCATCAACCGGGCCCGCGCCGGTGCGATCATTCTGCTGACGCTGACGCTGGGCTTCTGGATACTGGGTTTTCTGCTGACTCGGTTGCTGAAACGCGATGCAAGACATCGGGAACAGATGGCCCGACAAGAGCAGATGGCCCGGCTGGGCACATTGGGGGCTGTGCTGGCCCACGAAGTGCGCACGCCCCTGGCCGGCATCAAGGGATACGCCCAGTTGCTTGGAGAGAGAATAACCGAGGAACGTTCCCGCGGCTTTGCCGCCTTGATCGCGCAGGAAGCAATCCGACTGGAGGGCTTGGTAAACGATCTGCTTGACTATGCCCGGCAGGATGACCCTGACAACGGCTGCACCCTCCTGAATGAGGAGTTGCTTAACACAGCCTGGAACATAATGTCTGACCGCGCAAATGTTCAGACGGTAAATTTGAAGCTGTCGATACAATCCGGAGTCTGGGTTGCCTGCCGCCCGGAGAGACTGCGACAACTGTTGATCAATCTTTTCAGCAACGCCCTGCAGGCAATCCCGTCGGGAGGAACAATCCAGGCAACGGTAACGGAGGGAAGGCAAATTGTCACACTAAAGGTTCGAGACAGCGGCGCCGGTTTTACGGAAGAGGCTATAAAAAAGGCATTTGATCCCTTTTATACAACCCGTCCGCATGGCAGCGGTCTGGGTCTGGCGGTCTGCCATAAGATAGCAGAAGGGTGCGGGGGCAAAATCAGCGCCGCAAACACCGACGGAGGCGGGGCCGAGATTACTGTTCTCCTGCCATTTTGTCGCGAAAGGAAGAGTCTATGA
- a CDS encoding sigma-54 dependent transcriptional regulator, protein MTNQATILIIEDDPTFRSLLVAILEDEHYEVVEEKDGLQALLALRRRSYDLVLSDLRLPGMEGLDLFRAAKAEGLTPPFILLTAFGTVEEAVSALKEGVIDFLTKPLKDPDALRTLVRRTLESRRRELALTALRDREVAGMPPEKVLFAGTAMAKVRRLIANVAETPASVLISGESGTGKELAARIIHLASPRHDAGFVAINCAAIPENLMESELFGHEKGAFTGATQARPGKFELAAGGTLFLDEIGELPLALQAKLLRVLQERTFERLGGLREIRADVRIIAATNRNLATEIREKRFREDLFYRLNVFPIQLPPLRERRDGLPILTEYLALRADRQIGKAVSVVESEVHAAFANYDWPGNIRELQNVIERAVILSSGRITLSDLPELIRWPLKQSLVVTDGSLQEREREAILEMLARCGGNRRLAAERLGISKRTLQYRLKEYGMTDG, encoded by the coding sequence ATGACAAATCAGGCCACAATACTGATCATTGAGGATGACCCAACCTTTCGGTCGCTTTTGGTTGCGATCCTTGAGGATGAGCATTACGAAGTAGTGGAGGAAAAAGACGGCCTGCAGGCGTTGTTGGCCCTGCGCCGCCGTTCGTACGATCTGGTTCTTTCAGACCTGAGGTTGCCGGGTATGGAGGGGCTGGATCTGTTCAGAGCCGCCAAGGCCGAGGGACTTACCCCTCCTTTCATCCTGCTTACCGCCTTCGGCACGGTGGAAGAGGCGGTATCGGCGCTCAAGGAGGGAGTCATCGACTTTCTAACAAAACCGCTTAAAGACCCCGATGCCTTGCGGACCCTGGTTCGCCGGACCTTGGAGAGCCGTCGCCGGGAACTGGCACTGACTGCCTTGAGGGACAGGGAGGTCGCTGGAATGCCACCGGAAAAGGTGCTTTTTGCAGGCACAGCGATGGCGAAGGTACGCCGTCTGATCGCAAATGTGGCGGAGACTCCGGCCTCGGTACTGATCAGCGGCGAGTCCGGCACCGGCAAGGAACTGGCGGCCCGGATTATCCATCTTGCAAGCCCACGGCATGACGCCGGCTTTGTCGCGATAAACTGTGCGGCAATCCCTGAAAATCTGATGGAGAGCGAATTGTTCGGTCATGAAAAGGGGGCCTTCACTGGCGCGACGCAGGCACGCCCAGGCAAGTTCGAGTTGGCGGCCGGCGGCACCCTGTTTCTCGACGAGATCGGCGAGCTGCCCCTGGCGTTGCAGGCAAAGCTGCTGCGTGTTTTGCAGGAAAGGACATTTGAGCGCCTGGGTGGGCTCCGGGAAATCCGGGCCGATGTTAGGATTATCGCGGCAACCAACCGGAACTTGGCAACCGAAATCCGTGAAAAAAGGTTCCGGGAAGACCTCTTCTACCGACTGAATGTCTTTCCGATCCAGCTGCCTCCCTTGCGGGAAAGGCGCGACGGACTGCCGATCCTCACCGAGTACCTGGCATTGCGGGCTGATCGGCAAATCGGCAAGGCGGTTTCTGTCGTAGAATCGGAGGTGCATGCCGCTTTTGCAAACTATGACTGGCCTGGGAATATCCGTGAGTTGCAGAACGTTATCGAACGGGCCGTAATATTGAGCAGCGGCAGGATCACCCTGAGCGATCTGCCGGAGCTTATCCGTTGGCCGCTCAAACAATCATTGGTCGTAACGGACGGCAGCCTCCAGGAACGGGAGAGGGAGGCCATCCTGGAGATGCTGGCACGTTGCGGCGGAAACCGCCGTCTGGCGGCGGAACGTCTGGGAATCTCGAAGCGTACCTTGCAATACCGCCTCAAGGAGTATGGGATGACTGACGGTTGA
- a CDS encoding transporter, with protein MALFAHSPLVLAHDGEPRLNNVASSAVGIGFEVAHGNYGAGADATLVTMPLSVYLYPTDRLDITLEAPLLYLSSKSDSGMIVTRSGGAGRGRAASSIKKAPTSATTVQESGVGDINMTTGWTLLADGEGIPKIRPTIYLKVPSGDLNRGLGTGTVEAGPGISISKWLGNIQLFCEGAYILQNSKSDYLGRNYVSYLGGAGIQTTERLFVSALAKGSSARSDGADAQAEGRLNINFTHSRRISWDFYGSAGFTDASPDYGGGISMIYRF; from the coding sequence TTGGCACTGTTCGCACACTCGCCGCTGGTCTTGGCGCACGATGGCGAGCCTCGTTTGAACAACGTTGCGTCATCCGCTGTAGGAATAGGATTTGAGGTTGCGCACGGCAACTATGGCGCAGGCGCCGACGCCACACTGGTCACGATGCCGCTGTCGGTTTATTTATATCCAACAGACAGGCTGGATATCACCCTTGAGGCCCCGCTGCTTTACCTGTCCAGCAAATCCGACAGTGGGATGATCGTAACCCGCTCCGGCGGCGCCGGACGGGGTCGAGCAGCCAGTAGCATAAAGAAGGCGCCGACTTCCGCAACGACGGTACAGGAATCCGGCGTTGGGGATATCAACATGACAACCGGCTGGACCCTGCTTGCCGATGGCGAGGGAATCCCCAAAATCCGCCCCACTATTTATTTGAAGGTCCCCTCGGGAGACCTGAACCGCGGTTTGGGTACGGGCACGGTGGAGGCGGGGCCGGGGATTTCAATTTCCAAATGGCTGGGAAACATCCAACTGTTCTGCGAGGGGGCATATATCTTACAGAACAGCAAATCAGACTATTTAGGCCGCAACTATGTCAGCTATCTCGGCGGAGCAGGCATCCAGACGACAGAGCGGCTGTTTGTCTCCGCGCTGGCCAAAGGCTCGTCAGCACGCTCGGACGGCGCGGACGCCCAGGCCGAGGGACGGCTCAATATAAACTTCACCCACTCCCGCCGAATCTCATGGGACTTTTACGGATCGGCAGGCTTCACTGACGCAAGTCCCGATTACGGCGGCGGGATCAGCATGATCTACCGTTTTTGA
- a CDS encoding NifB/NifX family molybdenum-iron cluster-binding protein codes for MENFMKIAVPSRQHQVDAHFGHCEYFTVFTVDDVKGIISEETVSSPANCGCKSNIAQTLAEVGVKMMLAGNMGQGAVNVLNSCGIDVLRGCSGDVQAVAESWLAGRLKDSGMTCDLHEHGCHEA; via the coding sequence ATGGAAAATTTTATGAAAATCGCTGTACCGTCACGTCAGCATCAGGTGGATGCACACTTTGGCCATTGTGAATACTTTACGGTATTTACCGTTGACGATGTGAAAGGAATCATTTCAGAGGAAACCGTTTCGTCTCCGGCAAATTGCGGCTGTAAATCAAATATTGCCCAGACGCTCGCCGAGGTCGGCGTCAAGATGATGCTGGCCGGAAACATGGGACAGGGGGCCGTGAACGTGCTAAACAGCTGCGGAATCGATGTCTTGAGGGGCTGCTCGGGCGATGTGCAGGCAGTTGCCGAAAGTTGGCTTGCGGGAAGACTTAAGGATTCGGGAATGACCTGCGATCTGCACGAGCACGGTTGCCATGAGGCCTGA